One part of the Anguilla anguilla isolate fAngAng1 chromosome 11, fAngAng1.pri, whole genome shotgun sequence genome encodes these proteins:
- the LOC118208032 gene encoding 40S ribosomal protein S10-like, which produces MLMPKKNRIAIYELLFKEGVMVAKKDVHLAKHPELAEKNVPNLHVMKAMQTLKSCGYVKEQFAWRHFYWYLTNEGIQYLRDFLHLPPEIVPATLRRQTRPETARPRPKGMEGDRPARMPRGETDRDSYRRSAAPGGGDKKAEAGAGAATEFQFRGGFGRGRGQQPQ; this is translated from the exons ATGTTGATGCCCAAGAAGAACCGCATTGCCATCTACGAGCTCCTCTTCAAGGAAGGGGTAATGGTGGCTAAGAAGGACGTGCATCTGGCCAAGCATCCAGAACTGGCAGAAAAGAATGTGCCTAACCTGCACGTAATGAAAGCTATGCAG ACTCTGAAGTCCTGCGGGTACGTCAAGGAGCAGTTCGCCTGGCGCCACTTCTACTGGTACCTCACCAACGAGGGCATCCAGTACCTGAGGGACTTCCTGCACCTGCCGCCCGAAATCGTGCCCGCCACCCTGCGCCGCCAAACTCGTCCAGAGACCGCGAGACCCAGACCCAAAG GCATGGAGGGAGACAGGCCGGCTCGCATGCCCCGTGGAGAAACGGACAGAGACTCCTACAGGCGCTCGGCAGCGCCAG GCGGTGGTGACAAGAAGGCCGAGGCGGGCGCCGGGGCGGCCACAGAATTCCAGTTT AGAGGGGGCTTCGGACGCGGCCGGGGACAGCAGCCTCAGTAA
- the LOC118208031 gene encoding diphosphoinositol polyphosphate phosphohydrolase 1, with protein sequence MMKLKSNQTRTYDGDGYKKRAACLCFRSESEEEVLLVSSSRHPDKWIVPGGGMEPEEEPSVAAVREVCEEAGVKGTLGRLVGIFENRDRKHRTYVYVLIVTEVLEDWEDSVNIGRKREWFKIDDARRVLQCHKPVQASYFEALQQACLTSNGTPLVATIAGDLSPTYTINQSSVSGIR encoded by the exons ATGATGAAGCTCAAATCCAACCAGACCCGGACCTACGATGGGGATGGCTACAAGAAACGGGCCGCCTGCTTGTGCTTTAGGAGCGAGAGTGAAGAGGAG GTTTTGTTGGTGAGCAGCAGCCGCCATCCGGACAAGTGGATCGTTCCAGGAGGAGGGATGGAGCCTGAAGAGGAGCCCAGTGTAGCTGCTGTTCGGGAAGTGTGCGAGGAG GCTGGAGTGAAGGGGACGTTAGGACGGCTAGTAGGAATTTTTGAG AATAGAGACCGAAAGCACAGAACGTACGTCTATGTTCTCATCGTAACCGAGGTGCTGGAAGACTGGGAGGACTCTGTAAATATTG GGAGAAAAAGGGAATGGTTTAAAATAGACGATGCTCGAAGAGTGCTGCAGTGTCACAAGCCCGTTCAGGCGTCCTACTTCGAGGCCCTCCAGCAAGCCTGCCTGACCAGCAACGGGACGCCCCTGGTGGCCACCATAGCCGGAGACCTCTCCCCCACCTACACCATCAACCAGAGCTCCGTCTCGGGTATCAGATAA
- the LOC118208662 gene encoding suppressor of cytokine signaling 2-like, with protein MGHTQCVSQTRESDTRTRSAEGRVETPDTRAVHKPAGVPVNTGRMILPNLIPEKSLIPIRLKDPGLEPRQRESTKDAFRGEGAMAQLAESGWYWGCITAAEAKQLLTEAMEGTFLLRDSSNPGYLLTLSVKTSLGPTHLRIAHSDGVFGFDSVVMARPRLRQFKGVVELVQHYAMAHRRPAGPQEQARAPEEEEAGGEEAPEAPTAPESTLQLRLTRPLYKSAPSLQHLCRIAINRHSRCHVDLPLPDRLKGYLLEYPFLL; from the exons ATGGGGCATACACAGTGTGTTTCGCAGACAAGGGAAAGTGATACACGAACTCGAAGTGCTGAGGGTCGGGTAGAGACCCCGGACACACGCGCAGTGCACAAGCCCGCCGGTGTTCCCGTTAACACGGGACGGATGATTCTTCCAAACCTCATACCCGAGAAATCCCTCATCCCAATCCGGCTCAAAGACCCCGGACTGGAACCACGGCAGAGAGAATCCACTAAGGATGCGTTTCGAGGGGAGGGTGCGATGGCCCAGCTTGCCGAGTCTG GCTGGTACTGGGGTTGCATCACTGCCGCAGAGGCCAAGCAGCTGCTGACAGAGGCCATGGAGGGGACCTTCCTCCTGCGGGACAGCTCCAATCCCGGGTACCTGCTCACCCTGTCGGTGAAGACCAGCCTGGGGCCCACCCACCTGCGCATCGCCCACTCGGACGGGGTGTTTGGCTTCGACTCGGTGGTGATGGCCCGGCCAAGGCTGCGGCAGTTCAAGggggtggtggagctggtgcAGCACTACGCCATGGCCCACCGCCGCCCCGCCGGTCCCCAGGAGCAGGCCCGAgccccggaggaggaggaggcggggggcgaGGAGGCCCCGGAGGCCCCGACGGCCCCAGAGAGCACGCTCCAGCTCAGGCTGACCCGGCCCCTGTACAAGTCGGCCCCCAGCCTCCAGCACTTGTGCCGCATCGCCATCAACCGGCACTCTCGCTGCCATGTGGACCTGCCCCTGCCGGACAGGCTGAAGGGCTACCTGCTGGAGTACCCCTTTCTGCTGTAG